From Bradyrhizobium erythrophlei:
CCCGTTCGGGTACGAGATCGCGGTCGTAATGTAGAAGGAATTCCCGGCGACCGCTGTCGATGGCTTTGCGACGTCCGGGGCCACCTTGGTTGTGGCGCCAACCTTGGCTTTTTCCTTGGTAGCTGTCTCAGCGGTCTGCTTGACGCGTTCCTTAACGCCCTTCCCGGTAACCGGCGTCGTGCCGGCAACGCGGGCCTTAGTCTTGCGCGATGTCGAGCCGCGCCTTGCAGATTTTGCCTTGTTGGCGGATTTCGTCGATGACTTCTTCGCAGCCTTCTTGGCGGCCGATTTTTTGCCGGCGACCGTCTCGGCCTTCTTCACCGTGCGCTTGGCTTTCTTGGTGCGCTTCTTCCGAGCCGGCGTTTTGGCGGCGCGCTTCGATTTGCCGGTTTGCTTACGGCCCTTCTTCTTGGCAACTTTCTTCTTGGCCTTCGCCACCACAAATTCCTTTATTGCTCAAACCAGATTGTCGGGAATGACCGCTGGCGGGGCGCCTAGCGCGTCGCTTCCGCAAGCAGCCCGAACACCGAGAAAACCAGCGGTTTTCGCTCGAGATTGTAATCCGCGGTGTCGCGCGCGGCGCGGTTGATCTTTTCCCACACCTCCGCCAGCCGTGCAAGGCGCGGCAGGTTCGCGTTGGCATTGGCCTCGTCGGCATGGAGGCGGTCGTTGACCCAGCGATCGATGCTGTCGATAAAGGCCGCGAGCGCCACCCGGTCGCTGCCGCCGAGCGCATCGCCGAGCGCATGCAGTTCGCGCGGATCGACGCGTGGCAGGGTCGAAAGCAGCGCCGCGGTCCGCTGCTGTAGTTTCAAGGCATCGCCACCGAGCAAGGTCAGCGCGCGCGCCACGCTCCCCTCCGCCGCTTCCGCAGCCTCCGACAGCGCGGGATCGTCGGCCGCGATGCCGGTGGCTTGCGCTGCCGCGCGGATGACGTCGTCAGTCCCGAGCGGACGCAACAACAGTTTTCGGCAGCGCGACAGGATCGTCGGCAATACCCGCGCCGGCGCGTGACTGACCAGCAGAAACAGCGATTGCTGCGGCGGCTCCTCAAGCACCTTGAGCAGCGCGTTGGCGGCATTCGGATTGAGCTCGTCGACGGTATCGACGACGCAGACCCGCCAGCCCTCGACCGCTGCGGTTGAGCCGAAAAACGAAATCGTCTCGCGCGTTTCGTCCACCGTGATCACGGTTCGCATCACGCCCTTGTCGTTGAGCGTCCGTTCCAGCGTCAGCAGGCCGCCATGGGCACCTGCCGCGACCTGGCGCGCGACCGGATCGGACGGATCGACCCATAGCGTCTCGGCGCGCTGCACATCGGGGCCAAGCGGATTACGATGCGCGAGCACGAACCGCGCCATCCGATAGGCCAGCGTCGCCTTGCCGATGCCGGCCGCCCCGCCGATCAGCCAGGCATGCGGAATCCGCCCGCTGCGATAGGCATTCAATAAAGCAAGTTCGGCATCGTGATGCCCGAACAGCGCGGTGGTCTCGCGCGGATGGACCGCCGATATCTGGGTTTCGACCTGACGCGCGCTCATGCTGAACTGGCCACATTGTCGGTGCTGGCGGCAAAGAAACGATCGCGCAAGGCAGCCCATATGTTGGCGGCGATGGCACCGGGCTCGGCGGTCGCGTCGATCAGCACGCAGCGTTGCGGCTCGCTGGCGGCGATCTGCAGGTACGCCTCGCGCAATTCCTGATGAAACCTGACGTCTTCCGCCTCGAACCGGTCGGGCGCTCCGCCGCCGCGGCGGGCGGCCGCCCGTTTCATGCCGACCTCGACCGGGACATCGAGAATAATGGTCAGATCGGGCTTGAGATCACCGATGGTGACGCGCTCCATCGCGTTGAGCACGGCCGGCGAGACCTTGCCCAGGCTGCCCTGATAGGCGCGCGTCGAGTCCGAAAAGCGGTCGCACAGTACCCAAATTCCCTGACTTAGCGCGGGCTGGATGACCGATCGGACATGGTCGTCGCGCGCGGCGGCAAACAACAGCGTCTCGGCTTCCGCGCCGAGCAGCTTGCCCATCCCCGACAATACGAGATGCCGGATGATCTCGGCGCCGGGCGATCCCCCAGGCTCGCGGGTAACGACGGTACGCACCTTGGCCGCGTTCAGCCGATCCGCCAGCGTCTTGATTTGCGTGGATTTGCCGGATCCCTCACCGCCTTCAAAGGTGATGAATCGCCCGCGCCCCGGCGCTCGCTTGACTGGTGTCTCTGCCATCTCAGAGCTTCTCGACGCCGAGGCGAAACATTCCGATGACGAGCTCGCTCGCGCCATCGATCGCCCGCCGCATCGTCGATCCCACGCCAACGGATTCGGCCGCATAGACCGGCGTCTCCATGGCGATGTTGGCACCGCGCCAGACCCGGACCACGCCGATCTGCTGACCGGCCTCGACCGGGGCGCGGACCGGCCCGTTATAGACCACGCGCGCGATCAGCTTGTCGGTGCCGTTCTTCTGAACCATGACCTCGACCGTTTTGGGGCTGACCAGCTTGACCGAGCGGCTGTCGCCGCCGAACACCTTGGCATAGCCGATTGGCTGCTGTGCCGCGAACAGCGGCCGCGACTCGAAATTGCGATATCCCCATTCCAGCATCTTCTTGGCTTCGGTCGCGCGATCGTCGGGGTCCTCCAGGCCGTTGACGACGACGATCAGCCGCATGCCATTTTGCACGGCGGAGCCGACCATGCCATAGCCGCCCTCCTTGGTGTAACCGGTCTTCAGCCCGTCGGCGCCCTCGAGCGAGTTCAACAGCGGATTGCGGTTCTGCTGCCGGATCTTGTTCCAGGTGAATTCCTTCTCGCCGAACAGTTTGTAGAACTCCGGGTAGGTCTGGATGACGTAGCGGGCCAGGATCGAAAGCTCACGCACCGTCATCTTGTTGCCGGGATCGGGCAGCCCGTTGGAGTTGGCGAAGGTTGACTTCGCCATGCCGAGTTCGCGCGCCCGCTTGGTCAGCATATCCGCAAAGGCGCGCTCGCTGCCGGCCATGCCCTCCGCCAGCACGATGCAGGCGTCGTTGCCGCTCGGAATGATGGCGCCGTGCAGGAGATCGTCGATGGCAATCTTGCTGTGGATGGCCGCAAACATGGTCGAAGTGCCGGAAGGCGCACCGCCCTTGCGCCAGGCGTTTTCGCTGACGTGATATTCGTCGGTCGGTTTGAGGTCGCCCTGCTTGATGGCGCGAAAAATCGTTTCGACCGTCATCAGCTTCATCATGCTGGACGGCGCTCGCAACTCGTCGGCGTTCTTTTCGAACAGCACGCTGCCGCTGGTGGCTTCGATCAGGATCGCGGTCGGCGCGTCGCCATCGAAGCCGCCCTCCTCCTTCTTGGCGCCCTGCACACTCTGGTTGGCGGCGTAGGCCATGCCGCCGCAGCCGACCGCGGTGGCGACCACAGCCGCGATCAGGGCGCGCCAGAATCGTGCAGGCGCGGACTGACCCTTGCGGGAGGTTGATATTTCGAATGCCATCGGCGGTGCCTTGAAGCCGGCGTTCTAACAGTTGGAAGTAGCGCAAACAACACGGGTTTCAACCGATGTCGCGGAGCCGATTCGATTGCGGCGTCGCTCAAACAATCCTATCGTGACACGCTGCCGGTCCCCCCTACAAAATCTCGCGAACAAGGCGGAAAAGCGATGCCACCTTCCCGCATGATCTCCGCCAACGGGATCGACATTTTTCTGCTCGAACAGGGCGAAGGTCCGCTGGTTCTGCTTTGCCACGGCTGGCCGGAACTCTCCTACTCCTGGCGGCATCAAATCCCGGCGATTGCCGCGGCCGGTTTCCATGTCGTGGCGCCGGATATGCGAGGTTTCGGCCGAACCAGCGCTCCAGCGGACATCAACGCGTACAGCATCTTCGACACCGTGGGCGACTTGGTCGCGCTGGTTGCCGCGCTGGACCAAAAGCAGGCCGTCATTATCGGCCACGATTGGGGGGCGCCCGTCGCCTGGCACGCGGCGCTGTTCCGGCCCGACGTTTTCACGGCGGTCGCGGGGTTGAGCGTTCCCCCGCCGTTCCGCGGGCGAGCCCGGCCGCTCGACACCTTGCGCGAAAGCGGGATTACCAATTTCTACTGGCAATATTTTCAGACTCCAGGCGTCGCCGAAGCCGAGTTCGAGCGCGATATCGGTTTGACGATGCGGACCCTGCTCGGGCGCGGATTTTCAGACCCCTCGGCCTCGCTGTTCATCCAGGATGGCAAGGGATTTTTGGGCGATGCGCGGCCCAATCGGCCGCTGCCGGACTGGCTCGGAGCAGGCGACCTCGCCTACTTCACCGAGGCCTACAGCAAGTCCGGCTTCCGCGGCGGGCTGAACTGGTACCGCAACATCGATCGCAACTGGGACCTGACCGCGCCGTGGCAGGGCGCGCAGATCCACCAGCCTTCGCTGTTCATCGCGGGATCGAAGGATTCCGTCATCACCGGCCTGATCGGCGCCAAGCGCGTCACCGAGCTGGAGCGGGTGGTGCCGAACCTGAAGAAAAAGCTGATCGTCGACGGCGCCGGCCACTGGGTCCAGCAGGAACGCGCCGAGGAAGTCAACGCGGCCTTGATCGGTTTCCTGAAGAAAACTCAGTAGAGCCCGCGGCCGGCCAGCAATTCGCTGGGGCCACGCGGGTCGATCGGCGCATAGGCGGAAACCGGGCTGACGGGGGATGCGTAGCTGCCGTCATTTTCGTAGACGACCGAGCGCGGATTTTCGAGCACACGCCCAGCCGAACGTGGGCGGGCGGAGGCGGACATTTCCGACGTCGCGTTGATCGAGGCCACGTCAGCTGGCGTATTGCCGAGGCTATAGGGCCGCTCATCCGGCATCGGAACCTCGCCCCGGATCGGACGGCCATGAGGCGGGACTTCGGGAACGAACGGACGGGCGGACGCCACCCGGACCAGTGAAGGCGACGGCGCTGGTATCCCCGTGCGCAAGGTCGCCATCAATTGGCGGTCGTCGGAGCCTTCCAGGGGCGCCCGAGCGACGTATTCGACCCGGACCCGCGCCACGCCATTGCCTTTGAATTCAAGCAGTTCCGCGGCCTTATTCGAGACGTCGATGAGCCGGTTGCCGTGGTAGGGTCCGCGGTCATTGACACGGACGATCAGCGATTTGCCGTTGGAGAGGTTGGTCACCCGCGCATAGCACGGCATCGGCAAGGTCGGATGCGCCGCGGTCAGCGAATCCATGTCGAAAACTTCGCCATTGGCGGTCTGCCGGCCGTGGAAATCATCGCCGTACCAGGAGGCTAACCCCTCCTCGCGATAATTGACATCCTCTTCCGGCACATAAACCCGGCCACCCACGGTATAGGGCTTTCCGACACGGTAAGTGCCGCCGCCCTTCGGCACGGGGTCGCCGAACGCCACCACCCGCGGACTCGAGGAAACGCCGTATTTGGGATCGACTCGGCTGGCGAACTTTCCCGAAGAAGCGCAGTTGGCAAGAACGAGGCATGCGGCCACGGCCGCGGCACTACGCGCCATCAGGAACGTCTGATCTGGCCGTCGAATCCCCATCTGCCCCATTACCATTCCACCGCGCGCGTGCCCACCCCAGGACGCCCGGCGTTCAACACTCCGATGCGGCCCACCTCCGCATCAAGCCACGACGATATCGCATCGGGAACGCGGCGGAAATGGGGAGAGGTTCGGCGTGGTGAATCAATGGTTGCGATTGCGGGCCGGGTCGATTCCCAGGACGAGGTTTGCCCGAGCCACAACGGCGAGAAGCCCGCAAGGCGGATGTCGGCAGGCAGCAACCCGCGCAAGCAAGGGGCGAAGTTCAGCCGCTGGCCCATCACGGTTTGGACGCCGTCGAGCGCCTTGGCCCGATTTGAACACCCGACGGCCTAATTCAATCTCGCGTTGGCCCAATTTGGAACCCAACCGCGTGAGTATTGTTGGTGTCCGTCAACCTCAAGGGAGAGGCGTATGCGAGACTATCGTGCCTATATTCTCGGGACCGAGGGCCATCGTTTTATTCGGGCCGAGGATTTTCTGAGCGATCATCCCGACGATGCAGCTGCACTAGCCACGGCCAAAAAGCTCAGCGATAAGCACGATGTTGAACTTTGGGACGGTGCCAGATTCGTTGCTCGATTTTCTCCAGACGGGAAAATAAGTTCACCCGAGTTGGCACCATTTTTCCTTGAGGCTGTAGATACGGCCTCATCGACGAAAGTGACCTGATCTGAGGACGTCAAAAGCCGACTGTTTTCAAATTCGTGACGATGTCTTCACGGCTCGCAACCGCCGCCGTGGCGATGAGACGGCGCTGATGATTCTGCGTGAACTCGCATCCGTTCGCCAGGCTATCGCCAGCGGAAGGCTGGTGACGGATATTTGCCGCAAGGATCTGCCAGCGACCTGTTTTAGCTGAAGAACCCGTTTTAGCTGAAGAAGAAGCACAAAGCCTTGTTGCCGGCTGAGATACGGCGCGGGGAGCAGCCTGGACGCCGATTTTTTTCTGGGCCGTTCTCCCCGGGCACTATCGTCATGATAACAATCGCCGCTGCTT
This genomic window contains:
- a CDS encoding D-alanyl-D-alanine carboxypeptidase family protein; translation: MAFEISTSRKGQSAPARFWRALIAAVVATAVGCGGMAYAANQSVQGAKKEEGGFDGDAPTAILIEATSGSVLFEKNADELRAPSSMMKLMTVETIFRAIKQGDLKPTDEYHVSENAWRKGGAPSGTSTMFAAIHSKIAIDDLLHGAIIPSGNDACIVLAEGMAGSERAFADMLTKRARELGMAKSTFANSNGLPDPGNKMTVRELSILARYVIQTYPEFYKLFGEKEFTWNKIRQQNRNPLLNSLEGADGLKTGYTKEGGYGMVGSAVQNGMRLIVVVNGLEDPDDRATEAKKMLEWGYRNFESRPLFAAQQPIGYAKVFGGDSRSVKLVSPKTVEVMVQKNGTDKLIARVVYNGPVRAPVEAGQQIGVVRVWRGANIAMETPVYAAESVGVGSTMRRAIDGASELVIGMFRLGVEKL
- a CDS encoding alpha/beta fold hydrolase, which translates into the protein MPPSRMISANGIDIFLLEQGEGPLVLLCHGWPELSYSWRHQIPAIAAAGFHVVAPDMRGFGRTSAPADINAYSIFDTVGDLVALVAALDQKQAVIIGHDWGAPVAWHAALFRPDVFTAVAGLSVPPPFRGRARPLDTLRESGITNFYWQYFQTPGVAEAEFERDIGLTMRTLLGRGFSDPSASLFIQDGKGFLGDARPNRPLPDWLGAGDLAYFTEAYSKSGFRGGLNWYRNIDRNWDLTAPWQGAQIHQPSLFIAGSKDSVITGLIGAKRVTELERVVPNLKKKLIVDGAGHWVQQERAEEVNAALIGFLKKTQ
- a CDS encoding septal ring lytic transglycosylase RlpA family protein — translated: MGIRRPDQTFLMARSAAAVAACLVLANCASSGKFASRVDPKYGVSSSPRVVAFGDPVPKGGGTYRVGKPYTVGGRVYVPEEDVNYREEGLASWYGDDFHGRQTANGEVFDMDSLTAAHPTLPMPCYARVTNLSNGKSLIVRVNDRGPYHGNRLIDVSNKAAELLEFKGNGVARVRVEYVARAPLEGSDDRQLMATLRTGIPAPSPSLVRVASARPFVPEVPPHGRPIRGEVPMPDERPYSLGNTPADVASINATSEMSASARPRSAGRVLENPRSVVYENDGSYASPVSPVSAYAPIDPRGPSELLAGRGLY
- the tmk gene encoding dTMP kinase, translating into MAETPVKRAPGRGRFITFEGGEGSGKSTQIKTLADRLNAAKVRTVVTREPGGSPGAEIIRHLVLSGMGKLLGAEAETLLFAAARDDHVRSVIQPALSQGIWVLCDRFSDSTRAYQGSLGKVSPAVLNAMERVTIGDLKPDLTIILDVPVEVGMKRAAARRGGGAPDRFEAEDVRFHQELREAYLQIAASEPQRCVLIDATAEPGAIAANIWAALRDRFFAASTDNVASSA
- a CDS encoding DNA polymerase III subunit delta', which gives rise to MSARQVETQISAVHPRETTALFGHHDAELALLNAYRSGRIPHAWLIGGAAGIGKATLAYRMARFVLAHRNPLGPDVQRAETLWVDPSDPVARQVAAGAHGGLLTLERTLNDKGVMRTVITVDETRETISFFGSTAAVEGWRVCVVDTVDELNPNAANALLKVLEEPPQQSLFLLVSHAPARVLPTILSRCRKLLLRPLGTDDVIRAAAQATGIAADDPALSEAAEAAEGSVARALTLLGGDALKLQQRTAALLSTLPRVDPRELHALGDALGGSDRVALAAFIDSIDRWVNDRLHADEANANANLPRLARLAEVWEKINRAARDTADYNLERKPLVFSVFGLLAEATR